A section of the Oncorhynchus keta strain PuntledgeMale-10-30-2019 chromosome 15, Oket_V2, whole genome shotgun sequence genome encodes:
- the thap4 gene encoding THAP domain-containing protein 4: MACPFHQSAELNPALLALDWLLGVWESDEPGEGSFSSIPPFRYNERLHFSHVGQPVINFMFNAFHAENKKPMHRECGFIRIQPGGNRVAFIIAQNSGLVEIEEGDLTGQQLTLHTHALARTSFAKEPHVQQISRVFQLRPDGKLEQTVSMAMEGGPLMQHLHITYRRSS, from the exons ATGGCGTGCCCTTTTCACCAGTCAG CTGAGCTGAACCCTGCGCTGCTGGCATTGGACTGGCTCCTCGGGGTCTGGGAGTCCGATGAGCCAGGAGAGGGCTCATTCTCCTCCATACCGCCTTTCCGCTACAACGAGAGACTGCACTTCTCCCATGTGGGCCAACCAGTCATCAACTTCAT GTTTAATGCATTCCATGCTGAGAATAAGAAACCTATGCACAGGGAGTGTGGCTTCATCAGAATACAACCAGGCGGCAACAGAGTAGCCTTCATTATAGCACAGAACTCAG GCCTGGTGGAGATTGAGGAAGGAGACCTGACTGGACAGCAGTTAACTCTACACACCCATGCCCTGGCCAGAACCTCCTTCGCTAAAGAACCCCATGTACAGCAG aTTTCCAGAGTGTTCCAGCTGAGACCGGATGGGAAGCTTGAGCAGACTGTCTCCATGGCGATGGAGGGTGGGCCACTTATGCAGCATTTGCACATCACCTACCGCCGCTCCTCTTGA